One Pyrus communis chromosome 4, drPyrComm1.1, whole genome shotgun sequence genomic region harbors:
- the LOC137730726 gene encoding uncharacterized protein — translation MGASEKKSSEAAFDVPTLNAENLQSNMKVIYYSRTFMSIIGGIIAGILGFTGLTGFIWYFLIMTVTSVGLIAKTGFAVDSYFDSWTQIILDGFLGGLLSFVLFWTFAYDIVHIF, via the exons ATGGGTGCATCTGAGAAGAAATCTAGCGAGGCCGCATTTGATGTGCCAACCCTCAACGCTGAAAATTTGCAAAGCAACATGAAAGTTATATATTACAG CCGAACATTTATGTCTATCATCGGTGGGATCATTGCTGGAATTTTGGGATTCACTGGCCTTACCGGATTTATTTGGTATTTTCTTATCATGACCGTCACCTCGGTCGGACTCATTGCCAAGACAGGGTTTGCAGTTGATTCATATTTTGATAGCTGGACCCAGATTATACTAGATGGCTTTCTGGGCGGGCTTTTATCATTCGTGTTGTTCTGGACATTTGCATATGACATTGTACACATATTCTGA